The sequence GAAAATTAAGCGAGCGTTTCATCTCGGATTCTCCTTGGTTACGGTTGCCGGTTTAGTACAATCGCTACTCCGCTGTCAATGCGCGGTGATTCTACAATAAATACCGAGAGCACCTCGGTCTACCGACTCACGCGATTTTCAGATGCTTGGCAAAAAAACCAAAGGTCCGCGGCCAAGATGCGTTCGCGGCGTGCAAGCGGTACCCAGCTGATCCGAAATTGGCAAAGGCATGCGCCGCGTTGGCGTAGGAGTGAAATTCGTGGGGCTTGCCGAGCCGAGTCATCTCGGCGTCGAGCTTGCCCATGTCCGCCGGTGAGGGATTTTTGTCGTCTTCGCCGAAGTGGCCCATGATCGGGCAGTGAATTTGCGCCGTGCGTTCAAACGGCGAAGGGCCATCGCCCCACGGCGAAAACGTATCGCCGCCGTAGTACATCACCCCAGCTTTGATGTCCGGATTGAGCGCCGACATCAGATAGACGGCCCGCCCACCCATGCAGAAGCCGACGATACCGATACGCGCGGGATCGACCGCACTATGCGACTTGAGAAAATCAACGGTGGCGTTTACGTCCGCGATCACCGTTGCATCGGTCAAACGCATGCGTCGCGTCGGCGCATCGTCTATACAATCCGCCGGATCGCGATGATAAAGATCCGGCGCCGCCGCAACGAGGCCTTCACGCGCGACCAGCTGTGAGAATTCGACAAAGTCATCGACGCCAGTCTGCCCCTGCACGACAACGATGCCGGGAACCCTACCCAACCCATCAGGCGCGCTCACGTAAGTACGCATGTCTCCACCGCCGGCTTTGATATTTTCCCAAGAAGCAGCCACAACGAACCTCCACGGCTAAGCAGTAAAATCTAAAACCAAGCCCGGCGAATTCCGATCTTATTTTTTGCGTCCTTTGCGTTCTTTGCGGTTAAATACTCCGAGTCCGATTTCATCCGCGCCCCGCAAACACTTCTCCCGCCCGCACAGTCCACTTGGCGGCGATGCGCTGCTTGTGCAGCTTCTCGCCGCCGACCGAATCGCGCAACGTTACCGCGTCGTCGACGATCTGCAGCACGGCGATGTCCGCTTCGCGGCCGACTTCGAGACTGCCGATGCGATCTTGCCAGCCGACCGCTTTGGCCGCGACGACGGTGCAGCTGGCGATGATCTTCTCAATGCTCAGTCCCATGGGAATAAATTTCGTCAGCGTCGTCGGCAGATCGCCGACGATGCCGAACCCCGGCTGCTTCATCTTGCCGTGCAGGTCGGAGCTGATGATGTCGGGAATAATCCCTTCGCCCATGGCGCGCTCGACTAGATCGAAATCGAAATGGCCGCTGGCGTGGCCGACGTCGAAGATCACGCCGCGCTCTTTGGCCTTGCGAACGAGCGGCAGCAATTGGCCTTTGTCGTCGAGGATCGACGGCTTCTGCGGCGTGTAGCAGTGGGTGATGATGTCGCCGGGGCGCAGCGTATCGGCGATCTCGTCCATACCGATCGCCGTACTGCCGACATGCACCATGATCGGCGTCCCCGACGCTTCGCCGGCCTTGATCGCCAAGCGTAGCGCCTCGCGGCTGTTTTCGCCGATGGATTTTTTGTGCAAGCGCACTTTGATGCCGACGCCGATGTCGCGGTTATCGATCACCGCCTGCGCCGAGCCATCGCGATCGGCGAAGCCAAGATTGAGCAGCTCGCCTGGTTCGTTGAACACTCCATGCTGCGCCAAAGCGACAAAGCCGATCATGCGCGTCTTCGAGCGCTCGTAGACCAATTTGCGAAAACCGAGCAAGTTGATCGGCCCCGCCGAACCGGCATCGAGCGCCGTCGTCACACCGGTGGCGAGACAAACCGCATCGAGATCGCAGCCATAAGGATTGACGCCCCAATAACTGTGCACATGAAAGTCGATCAATCCCGGCGTCACGTAGCAGCCGGTGACATCGATGACGCGCCCCACGTTCGTGCGCGGAATATTCGATTCGATCGCCGCGACCCGATCGCCCTTGACGCCGACGTCAAGCTTCGCGTTGACCTTGGTCGCCGGATTGAGCACCGTGCCCCCGGTTAATAGTAAATCGTATGTATCAGCCATTAATTTCTCGCAGTTGAAGTTTGTCCAATCTCGCCAGGTTGCTTCTCTTCCTCCGACTTCCGACCTCCTTCCCCCTTGCGGGGAAGGAATGAGGAAGGGGGTACACTCGATTAAGTCGGATCACCCCTATCCTAGACTTCCCCCCGTCAAGGGGGAAGGAACCGGACTAATCCACATCCAGACCGTAAAACTTCGCCGGATTGTAAGTCAAAATTTTATCGATGATCCGCGGATCGATGTCGCTGGTTTCTTTCAACTTCGCCAAAGCGAGCAGCTCGCTGGCGTTGTCGGCGTGGCCGTAGTCGGAGCCGATCATCAAACAATTCTCGCCGGCGTACTTGAGCACGTAGGGCAGATCGTCGTCGGTCTGACAGGCGACGAACAGTTGGTCGCTGCCGGAGAGCACGTCGGGCCGCGCTTTTTTGCCTTCGAGCTTGGGGAAGCGCAGATTCAAATCGTGCACCAGATACGGCACCCACTGCGCCGCGACCTCGATGGCGCCGACGCGCAGCTTGGGAAATTTCTCTAAAATGCCGCTCAAAATCATCGAGTGAAAGCCGCCGATGACGATCAACTTGGCGACGCGAAACGGTTCGGCGCCGAGCATGTCGTTGACGGTGAAGTTGCCGATGCCGGAATGAATCCCGATGGCCATATTCAAACGGCTCGCCTCTTCGTACAACGGAAAGAAATAAGGATCGTGCAGGGTGTGATGAGTTTCGATGCCGCGGATGAACACGGCGCAGGCGCCGTTGCCCTTAGACCAGCGTAGTTCATCCAGCGCCGCGTCCATGGTCAAGAGCGGCAACTGCACCGCCCAGCGCATGCGTTTCTTATCCTTCGACCAGATATCCGCCATCCAGCGATTGTAGGACTTGCACAACGCCAGCTCGATGCGCGGATTGTCGGTAACAGGACGCAAGAACAAGGTCGGGTAGAGCACTTGGATGCCGGTGCCGATTTCGTCCATATGCTTCAAGCGCGAGTCGATGTTAGCCATCTCACGCGATTCTTTGGAAGTGTCCTGGCCGATGTTATCGCGCCCGCCGATCAAGCGCCCGCCGATGATCCAGAAATTACTCTTCTTGCCGGTCGGCATGTCGACGGCGATCGGCACCGGCCGGTAACGCTTGTCGTCCCCTTCTAAATAATCCCAAGTCTTCTCGCACTCGATCACATGCGCGTCAGCATCGATACTTAACACCTGCAACCTCCGTTAAAAAATCCGAAATTCGAAGCACGAAGTCCGAAACAAACCGCCGCCAAATAAACCCAAACCAGAAGAAAATCCAAAACGCTGGATCCGCCGGAAGCTTATTTTGAATTTTACCCATTTTGATCATTTGAATTTGTTTCGGATTTCGGATTTCGTGCTTCGAATTTTTGTATTTTATATCCCATAGAGCGCCGACGGATTGTCCTGCAAGATTTTGTCGATCACCCGCCCGTTGATTTTTCCATCCGTGCGCAGCTTGCGCAGGGCTTCGATCTCGGCGGCGTTGTCCGCGTGGCCGTAGTCGGTACCGATAACTAAATTATCTTCGCCGGCGTAACGCAGCACTTGATCGAGATCGTCGTCAGTCTGGCAGGTGACGTAAACCCGATTCTCTTTCAAAATATTTTCTGGGAACGCGCGGCCACGCCGGGCGAAACGCCGCGACAGATCGTGCAGCGCGTAGGGAATCCACTGCGCGCTGACTTCGATAATGCCAAACTTGAGCTTCGGGAAGCGCTGCGGGATGGCGTGAAACACCAGCGAATGAAACGCGCCGATAACCGCGAGTTTAAACTTAGTGAAACCCGGATCGTCGGCGAAAAAATCGTAGGTGGTAAACGCGCCGTTGGCCGAGTGCACGCAGATCGGCAAATCCAGCGCGCTCGCTTGTTCGTACAAAGAAAAAAAGTAAGGATCGCTGAGACTGCGCTCGCACTCCAGGCCGCGCATGTAGACGCCGCAAGCGCCGTTCTCCTTGCCGAACTTCAATTCCTCCGCCAGATGCTCCTGGCTTTGTAGCGGCGGCACCAGTACCCAGCGAAACCGGTCCGGCTGTTTCTTGACGATGTCCGCCATCCAGCGGTTGTAACTACGCGACACCGCCAGATCGACATCCGGCCGCCGGCTCACCGGCGTGATGAAGAACGTCGGATAGATGACTTGAAAGTCAATGCCGAGTTCATCCATATGTTTGATCCGCGCGGAGAGATCGCTCATCTCCCGCGACGCCACCGGCAGATCGCGGCCGACATTGTTGCGCGGAATCACCCGGCCATCGACCATCCAATAATCGAACGGGTCTTTAACACTGGTCGCGCCGACAATCTTCGGTCGAAACCCCTTCTCCGACTCCAACATGTAATCCCAAGTCGACTCGTTCTCGATCACATGGGCATCCGCATCGATAACTTTCATCTAAGTTCTCCTACTCACGCCTCGTGTCTCAAGCCTCGCGCCTTTTTCAGCCGTCGCGTACCGCCTCATCGACCAGCTTGCCGTTCTCGTAGGCGAAGCATTTACCGCTCTGCACCATCGGCAACTGTGCGCACAGCACGAACCCCGTACCCAACACATCCGGGCCGGGTAAACGTTGAATCGCTTCGGCCGGCGCGGTCTCCGTCGCGATCGGCACGCGCGGTGAAAAGGTCACGATGCAAACGTTGGCATCGCGCACTTCTTCGGCGACGTAGCGCGAGAATGTGCGGATACCATCTTTGGTGACCATATAAGTCCCGGCACCGCCCGGCTTCACGCCGCCGCCGCCGTAGAGATTGATGATGTGACCGGTCTTTCGTTTCACCATATGCGGGATCGCATGCTTGGTGCCAAAAAAAGTTCCGTACAAGTTGGTCTTCACCACCCGATCCCAAAACTCCAAAGGCATATCGGCGATCAGCGGCCAACGCGGAATGTTCCAGGCGAAGTGCGGCACGATCGCGGCATTATTCATCATCACGTCGATCTGACCGAAGCGGCCAATCACTTGGTCGATCAGTTTCTTGACGCTATCTTCCTCGCGCATATCGGTATGAATCGCTAGAGTTTCCGTCAGCGCACTCAACTCGGCAGCCGTCTTCTTCGCCAAGTCAGCGTTGAAGTCCGCGATCACCACTTTCGCCTTCTCTTTGGCAAACGTCATCGCCGCATGTTTGCCGATGCCTTGGCCGCTGCCAGTAATCACCACGACTTTGTTTTCCAGCACGATCAACCTCCGAAACTTTGACTATATTATGAGCGAATATCGCAATCCCACCGCCGATTCAAACCGGATTCCGCAAACCAACATCGGTTTCACCACGAAGGCACGAAGGCCACGAAGGTTTCGGATAATTGAGTTTCCGAACTTCGTGATCTTCGTGTCCTTCGTGGTGAATAGTTTCCGACTCAAAAACCGCGGCACACGGGAACTAACGCTGCACGCCGTACAACCGATCGATGAAGCCACTTTCGTCCAGCTTGCCCACGAACCGCGCATCAACCAAATCCTCCACCTTGAGCGCGGCGATCTTAGGATTCTGCTGCGCCATCAAGCGTTGCGCGCTACGCAAGCCATCGAGCGACGGATAGGGTTTCCGGTTGAGCGTCGAAACATGGTCTTGATAGCCATCTTCTGCAACAGCCGGATCGCTGATGCGGAGATGCTTCATGAGAATTTTCAACGTCACGGCTTTGTTCGCCGGCAATTGCACGAAGGCCAAACTCTCGGTCAACGCAGCGACAATTTTCTCAATCGTCGCCGGCTGCTGAGCGAGATAATTTCGCGTCACACCGACGCCGAGTCCAGGAAAGCTGGCGTTGGTTTTCGCTAGATCGACGAGCTGCGAAAAACCTTTACTGGTGAGCCTACGGCTGAGCGGCGGATCGAGCACCGCGGCATCGATGCGGCCGGCTTCGAGCGAATGACCGATAGTCACCGGATCGCCGATGGGAAGAAAAGTAATGTTGTCGCGTTTCGGTTCGAGACTTAATTGCTCCAACGCCAGCATCGCGTACATCCAGGTGCTGCCGACGATGCTCTGCACGCCGAAGCGCTTGCCGCGCAGATCGGCGGCACTTTTGATTTGCGGACTGGCGATCAATTTCCAGCCGACGCGGCTCGATATCGATGTCAGCATCTTAACATCGACGCCTTGCGCCGCCGCGCCGAGGACTGAAACGCCGGAGGTAAAGGCCAACTGAATTTCACCGGTGAGCAAACTTGCGACTAAGGTGGAACCGCCGCGGATCAAGATCAGCTGCGCGTCGATGCCGTGCTTGGCGAAAA comes from Deltaproteobacteria bacterium and encodes:
- a CDS encoding dienelactone hydrolase family protein, which produces MAASWENIKAGGGDMRTYVSAPDGLGRVPGIVVVQGQTGVDDFVEFSQLVAREGLVAAAPDLYHRDPADCIDDAPTRRMRLTDATVIADVNATVDFLKSHSAVDPARIGIVGFCMGGRAVYLMSALNPDIKAGVMYYGGDTFSPWGDGPSPFERTAQIHCPIMGHFGEDDKNPSPADMGKLDAEMTRLGKPHEFHSYANAAHAFANFGSAGYRLHAANASWPRTFGFFAKHLKIA
- a CDS encoding amidohydrolase, with protein sequence MLSIDADAHVIECEKTWDYLEGDDKRYRPVPIAVDMPTGKKSNFWIIGGRLIGGRDNIGQDTSKESREMANIDSRLKHMDEIGTGIQVLYPTLFLRPVTDNPRIELALCKSYNRWMADIWSKDKKRMRWAVQLPLLTMDAALDELRWSKGNGACAVFIRGIETHHTLHDPYFFPLYEEASRLNMAIGIHSGIGNFTVNDMLGAEPFRVAKLIVIGGFHSMILSGILEKFPKLRVGAIEVAAQWVPYLVHDLNLRFPKLEGKKARPDVLSGSDQLFVACQTDDDLPYVLKYAGENCLMIGSDYGHADNASELLALAKLKETSDIDPRIIDKILTYNPAKFYGLDVD
- a CDS encoding SDR family oxidoreductase, with protein sequence MIVLENKVVVITGSGQGIGKHAAMTFAKEKAKVVIADFNADLAKKTAAELSALTETLAIHTDMREEDSVKKLIDQVIGRFGQIDVMMNNAAIVPHFAWNIPRWPLIADMPLEFWDRVVKTNLYGTFFGTKHAIPHMVKRKTGHIINLYGGGGVKPGGAGTYMVTKDGIRTFSRYVAEEVRDANVCIVTFSPRVPIATETAPAEAIQRLPGPDVLGTGFVLCAQLPMVQSGKCFAYENGKLVDEAVRDG